The uncultured Desulfatiglans sp. DNA window GCTGCGATGCCCACTCCCGATGCTGCGCGGCGGACTTTGCGCGGCCGCTGTAAAGCCGATCGAGCGCCTGCCCGGAGCCGGCCTGCAGGCCGCCCCTCAAGTGAGACCGGGCTTTGACACCGGGCAGGTGGAAAGACCGTTTCCGTATCGGAGACGGCTCCGAACGGTTCGCTTCTTGTCATGAATACCACACATCCCCCTCCAAAGGCCACCTCTTGAAGGGGTGTCTGCCGGGGAGCCATCCTCCAAACCGTGCGCCTCCATGCGCCGGGGATCGGGGCAGACGCCGGGAGGGGTGCACAGCAAGGACGGTTCATGCGCATACTGGTCGTTGAAGATGATGAAAAGATCGCCGGCTTCATCGCCAAAGGATTCAAGGAGGCCGGGTTTGCAGTAGACACGGCGCCGGATGGCCTGGCCGGGCTCGATCTGGCCCTGACCGAAGACTACGATGCCGCGGTCATCGATATCATGCTGCCGCACCTCGACGGCCTTTCACTGATCGAAAAGATCCGCGCGGAAGGGCTCAACACCCCTGTCATCATCCTGAGCGCCAAGCGCTCGGTGGATGACCGCGTGCGCGGGCTGCAGACCGGGGGCGACGACTACCTGACCAAACCCTTCGCCTTCACGGAACTCCTCGCCCGGGTGCAGGCCCTGCTTCGGCGAGCCGGCGGCCATTCGGAGGCCTCTTCGCTCTCTATGGGCGGGATATCCGTGGACCTCCTCAAACGGGAGGTCTACCGCGACAACCAGAAGGTAGACCTGCAGCCCAGGGAATTCAGCCTCCTCGAATACCTCATGCGCAACGCGGACAAGGTCGTCTCCAAGACCATGATCCTGCAGCACGTCTGGGACTACAGCTTCGACCCCCAGACCAACGTGGTCGACGTGCTGGTCTGCAGGCTGCGAAACAAGATCGACAAGGATTTCCAGAAAAAATCGATCCAGACGATTCGGGGCGTAGGCTATGTTTTTAGACCGGATGCGTAGGATCACCCGGACGATCGGCTTCAGGCTGACGGCCTGGTATTCGACCGTCTTCATCCTGAGTTCCTTCTGCCTCTTCGTGCTGACCTATTTCTTCCTGAACGCCAGCTACCGCGCGCAGAACCAGGCCTCCATCAACTCCCAGATGCTCAAACTGATTTCCCTCTATCAGGCAGGAGGCGCAGCCCTCATCGAGCAGGAAAACCGCGTCGAAAAGAAATTCGCGCAGGAAGACCGGTTTTTCATCCGCATCGCCGACCCGCGGAACACGACCCTCTTTCTGAACATCCCCTATCAATGGGCCGATTTCGACATCAAACGGCTCGAGAGCACCGATCCCTCCTCGATCGAGGAATGGTTCCGCCTGCCTCCATCGAGCGGCGGCCCCAATTACCTCGAGCTCGCCCGGGTACGGCTTCCCGACGGGAACTGGCTCCAGGTCGGAAAGACCGCCGAAGAGCAGGTCAAACTGCTGCAGCGCTTCCGCAAGACCTTCATGCTTGTCGTCGTTCCGTTCGTCCTTTTCGGTCTGATCGGCGGCGCCGCTTTTTCCTTCAGGGCGCTCAGGCCCATCCGCCACCTGATTCAGACGGTCCGGTCCATCGACCTCGACACCATGACCGCCCGGGTGCCGAGCCCCCACTCCAACGACGAACTCGATGAACTGGTGCGCCTCTTCAACGAAATGCTCTCGAGGATCGAGGCCCTCATCCTCGCGATGCGGGGCTCTCTGGACCATGTGGCGCACGACCTCCGCACGCCGATGACCCGGCTGCGGGGCATCGCCGAGATGGCTCTCCGCAGTGAGATGTGCGACCCCGACATCCTGCGCGAGGCCTTGTCGGACTGCGTCGAGGAGTCGGAAAAGGTGCTGACCCTGCTCAACACCCTGATGGATATCTCCGAGGCGGAGACGGGCGCCATGGCGCTCAGGAAACGCACCTTCAGTGTGAACGAACTGATCGAAAGGGTCGTTGAACTCTATGAGGTCGTCGCAGAAGAAAAAGGCATCGAGGTGAGCGTCTCCGCCCCGGCAGACCTCGTGCTGACCGCCGATCAGACCCGGGTCGGGCAGGCCCTGGCGAATCTTCTGGACAACGCCCTCAAGTACACGACCGATGGGGGAAAGATCCACCTCGAGGCCCGGGTCGAAAACGATGAGATGGTCATCGGCATCACCGACACGGGCGTCGGCATCCCTGAGGAAAACCTCTCGAAGATCTGGGATCGCCTCTACAGAGGAGACAAGAGCCGCTCCCAGAAAGGGCTCGGCCTGGGGTTGAGCCTGGTGAAGGCCATCGTGGAGGCGCACAAGGGACGGATCCAGGTCGACAGCCGGACGGACAGGGGATCCAGTTTTACGATATTCCTGCCCATCCGGGCATAACCCTTTGATTTGAGCGCCCGCATCATCGGCGGGCGGGAGAAAAGAAATGGCCATCCATAATGGAATATTACACTATTGTAATTTTTCGGCAATCCCGCTGAAATACTCCACCTATATACTGCCTCGCGAAAGATAGGCTTTCACCTCGAAAAAAGGAGGAGCAACATGTCGGCAGTCCGCAAATCCGTTTTGGAACAAGGCCCATACCAGCTGGAAGTGATTCAGTGCCCCCGGCAGCCCGGGAGCCTGCGCATTACGAAGCGGGCTTGCGCCCTGCGTTATCGCATGGCGCAGAAAGACGATCTGAAGATCCCCAATGACGAATACGGCATGGCTCGCCGAAGCGGTCTGGATATATGCCGCAAGTGCCCGCTCGGCAGACGTTTTTCAAAGGCGCTGGCCAGCCAGCTGGACATGGAGGAGTCGAAGCGCCGCGTAGCCATCCCCTTTCAGAAAGAATCGTTCGACGTCCCGCTCGAGGAACTCTCCTGAGCATTTCGGTGATGCCAGGACGGTCTTTCGGATATCGGGACGATCAGGTGATCGAGGATCGAGGAAAGGAACGATGGTAAACGCACGCTCCGTTTGTTTCGGCACTGTCTGCCTGCTGCTCGCATGCCTTTCGACGGCTGCATTCATGGCGGCGCCCGGCGGCGTTTCAGCGGAAACGACAATCATTTCCAGCCCCATCGACTTCTGCAAGGCCATCTCCGCCGTCGCCAAACGGAATATCCCGGCGGTGGTGCACATCGAGGTGGTCCAGCGCCAAAGTATTCCCAACCCGTTTTTCCCCTTCGAAGAAGAACCTTTTTTCCGGTTCTTCTTCGACCTGCCCCGCATGCCGCGTGAATTCAACCGGGAGTACAAAGGGATCGGCTCAGGGATCCTCATGGATGCCGACGGGCACGTCCTCACCAACAACCACGTCGTTTCAGGGGCAACCGAGATCAAGGTCCTGATCGCAAGCGGTGAATCCTACCCCGCCAAGCTGATCGGGACCGAGCCTCAGACAGACCTGGCCGTACTCAAGGTCGAGGCCGGGAAGCCTTTCACATACGTCACCTTCGGCGATTCGGACAAGATGGAAGTCGGCGACTGGGTAGTGGCGATCGGACATCCCAGGGGACTCGACCACACCGTGACCCAGGGGATCATCAGCGCCAAACACCGGCGCGGGATCCTCAGCCCCAGCAGCTATCAGGACTTCCTTCAGACGGACGCGGCCATCAATCCGGGCAACAGCGGCGGACCGCTCCTGAACCTCCAGGGAGAAGTAATCGGCGTCAACGCCGCCATCGTCTCCCAATCGGGGGGGTTCGAAGGCATCGGCTTCGCCATACCGAGCAACATGGCACTGCATGTCGCCCGCCAGCTCATCTCGCACGGCAAGGTCTCGCGGGGCTGGATCGGGTTGAGCCTTCAGGATATCACCCCGCTCCTCGCCCGGTCCTTCGAGCTGCCTCAATCCAGAGGCGCCCTCGTTGCCGATGTAACCGAGAAGAGCCCGGCCGGCGAGGCCGGCCTCAAACGCGGGGACGTGGTCCTGAGCTACAGCGGAAAAGCTGTCGCCGACTCTGCAGACTTGAGAAATCTCATCGCCGGCAGTACAATCGGATCGACGGTCCAACTAAAGATTTGGCGCAACGGCGAGGAGATTCCGATATCGGTGCCGGTGGGCAACCTGCAGGAGGCCCATGACATGAAATCCGTGTCATTGCGCGCCAAACTCGGGGTGGATCTGCGCCCCCTCAGGCCGGAGGAGAGCCGTAAATACGGGCGGAAGATCCGCCAGGGTCTCGTGATCGAGTGGATCGATCCGGCCGGCCCCATGGGGCAGGCCGGCTTCGAGATGCACGATGTCATCCTCGAGGTCAACGGCAAGAGCGTGAGCAGCCTCGAAGCGCTTTGGGAAGAACTCAACGCAACCCATCCCCGGCACCGACGGATCACCTTTCTGGCGATGGACCATCGCAGCGGGCGCACCGGGTACGTTCAACTTCCGCTTAACTGAAATCCAACCTGGAAGAAACCGGTCAGAAATCCGGTCCAAACGACAACCCACATGAATCGGAGGAGAACAAAACCATGATCCATCCTGTAAAAAAGCGTATCCGCGCGGTCTTACAGTTGTCTCTCGCCCTTCTCGCAACGCTCTTCCTCGCCTCGCCCTCCAGCGCCGCCTTCCCAGGCTTCGGCAGCAAGATGCCGACCTCTTTCGCGGATCTGGCCAATGAAGTCAAGAGCGCCGTCGTGAACCTCTCAACCACACAGGTGATCAAGGAATCCCCTCTGCATCCGTTCATGGGGCCGGACTCTCCCTTCCGCGAATTCTTCGGGGACGAATTCTTCAAACGCTTCTTCGGCAATCAGGGCGATACCGAATTGAAGACCCACGCCCTCGGCTCGGGCCTCGTCATCAGCGAGGAAGGCTACATCCTGACGAACAACCATGTCGTCGAGAAGGCCTCGGAGATCAAGGTGAAGCTGGAGGACGGAAAGGAGTACGACGCCAAGGTCATCGGCCGCGACCCGAAGACGGATCTGGCCCTGATTCAGGTCACGCCTGACAGCGACTTTCCGAAGCCGGCGCGCCTGGGGGATTCGGACAAGATCCGGGTCGGGGACTGGGTGATGGCCGTGGGGAACCCCTTCGGCCTCGGTCATACGGTGACGACCGGCATCATCAGCGCCAAGGGGCGCGTGATCGGGGCCGGTCCTTATGACGATTTTCTGCAGACCGACGCCGCGATCAACCCCGGCAACAGCGGTGGACCGCTGTTCAACATGGACGGAGAGGTAGTCGGGATCAACACGGCCATCGTAGCCCAGGGGCAGGGCATCGGCTTCGCCATACCGGTCAACGTCGCCACCGCTCTGCTGCCGCAGCTCAAAACGGGCAAGATCGTGCGCGGCTGGCTCGGCGTCATGATCCAGGACATCACCCCTGAACTCGCCCAGTCCTTCGGGCTGCAGAATACGACCGGCGTCCTGGTCTCCGACGTGCTCGCCGACAGCCCGGCCGAGAAGGCGGGTCTGAAGCGCGGGGATGTGGTCCTGCAGTTCAACGGCAACAATGTCCTGGACGCCAATGCCCTTTCGCGGGCCGTCGCGGCCACCGCCCCCGAAAGCAAGATCCCCATGCAGATCGTCCGCAACGGACAGCAGAAAAATATCGACGTGGAAATCGGGACCATGCCGGATGGCGAGCAGGGAGAACCGGCCAAGGAAGGGCAAACGGAAGAGACCCGTTGGGGCATCACCGTTCAGGAGGTGACGCCTGAAATCGCCAGACATCTCGGACTGGAGCCCCAGGAGAAAGGGGTCGTCATTTCGAACGTGAAGGGCGGCAGCCCGGCACAGGAAGCCGGCCTTCAGCCAGGTGACCTCATCAAGGAAATCAACCGCAAGCCGGTCAAAAACCTCAAAGACTATCAGGAGGCCCTCGAAACGGCCACCCGGGAAACGGGTCTCCTCCTGCTGGTCAAACGGAGCAAAGGAACGTTTTATGCCGTCCTGAAGCCGGCGAACGACTAAGGCGGCATCGGTCCAGCGGCAACGATCAGGGCAACGGGAATCTTCTGCCCCGAGGTGATGCATCGGCGTGAACCGGGTGCTGCTCGATCCGCCGTTTGCCCCATCAAAACCCAAATTGGAGGGTTGCCATGACAAAGCAGATTTCCTTCACGAAATACGAAAACCTGGTTCTGCCCCATTTCAGGGACAAGTTGAACAAAGCGGAATCGACCGAAGACGTGAAGAAGTTTTTCGTTCAATCCGCCGCCGATCTGATGGACAAGATCCTGGAAGGGGCGGTCGAACTCGAAAATGAAGACATCGCCCTGTTGCCCGACCAGCCGCCGCATTACAAAATCAGCAAACGCCTGCTGTCGCTTGCGCCGTTCAAGGATATCTGGGGCGAATCGGACCTCGCCCGTGTCTTCGAACGGCTGAGTGAGTCAGCCATGAATCGTTACCGGCATCTGCAGAAGCATCCCGAAAAGACCGATTCCAAGATCCGGATGTAGCGGAGCCAGGACAAGAAAAGAAAGGCGCCCCGCCCTCCCGCAAAGGGGGGACGGGGCGCCTTTTTCGCCTCACGAAAAGGGCAATGCTACAAAGGAGCGAGACCGGCTAATACACCACGACGTTCTTGGCGTCCAGCATCCCATCCACGAGGGTCGCGCCCGCCACCACTTCCGCGCCGTCGATCAACTCCTCCGGCGAGATCTGCCTCGCCTGAATACAGGGATCGCAGACCCACAGCTTTCCCCCGTGCTCCAGGAACAGATCCCGCAGATCCTCGAGCGCCGGGAGCCCCGACGCCTTGACATGGCGCGCATACTGCTTCATCGCCAGGTAGACACCCATCGACTGGAGCACCACGATCACCTCCACATCCATCGCGAGCGCGGCGTTTCCAAGCACAAACGGGAGGGTGGCCTTGTCCGGGTTTTCCTCTGCGCAGGTCGTGATAAAAAGCAGCCTTTCCTTTTTCTCCGTCATTCGTCCGTCTCCTTTTCTCCGATATGATGCGTTTCGATCAAACCAAACGACTTGTCACGCAGCTTCATCATGAGGCCATCAGATGGAACGTATTCATCATAAAAGAGCCAGTTTGCGTTGAAAGGTTACTGCAAAGGGGAGGAAAAGTGAAGCGGCGAAGGAGCAGAAGCAACTGCCAGGGGGCCCTCGGCTTCAGGGGGAAAACCGGGCCGGCCTCCAAAGCGAGGAATTCGGCAGCCGCTAGCCGATCTCGAAATCCACTTTGATCTTGAACATTTTTTTGGCGGGAAGGTTCAGGATCTCGACCCCGCCGGTCTCGGCCGATATCTCGGCCAGCGCCTGCTCGATGCGATCCATGTCCTCGGCGATGAAGGTGAACCAGACATTGTAAGGATGGTTTCTCAAGTAGTTGTGGGTCACCCCGGGATAGCGGTTCACCACGTCCACGAACCGCTCCACCTGTTCGGCCGGGACCCTGGCCGCGCAGAGGGTGCTGGTGAAATGGAGCCGGTTCGAGTGGAAATTGCCCCCGATCCTGCGGATGATGCCGGCTTCTTTGAGCCGTCGTACACGCGAGATGATCTCCTCCTCGCCCAGATTCAACCGTTCGCCAAGGTCCCTGTAAGGCCTCGAGGTAATCGGAAAATCAGACTGGATCTCGTTCAAGATCGCCTTGTCGGTGTCGTCCATGTCCGCTCCACGAACTCTTTGGCTTCCGTCCGAAACCGGAGCCCTCGTTTCATCGGCCCCATCGCCGGCCTCCCCTCCGTCGGGTCGTTTGGACAAGAGCGCAAGATGATGCAAAAGGCCGCCCGTTCATAGCAAGGAGGCGATCGGGGTTGACATCTCTTTTACGGGCGAAAATCAATCGTGGGGCGCAGCCCCTGCCGAACCGGTGCGGGCGTGCGGCTGGTATGCGCAAAGCGGCTCCTCGGCGAGGAAGTTCCCCGTCGCCTCGTAGGCCCGTGCGCGGCAGCCGCCGCAGACCCGCAGGTATTCGCAGCGGCCGCATTTGCCCTCGTAGGCCGAAAAATCCCTGAGCTTCAGGAATACGGGCGAATGCTGCCAGACCTGCTCGAAGGACGACTGTTTCAAATCCCCGCAGTTCAGCTCCAGGTAACCGCAGGGCTGGACGATGCCGTCGTGCGAGATGAAGCAGAACGCCGTCCCGCCCAAGCACCCGCGGGTCACGGCATCGAGGCCGTACGTCTCGAAATTGACGGTCTCTCCCCGGGCATGCGCCTCCTGGCGCAGGATGCGGTAGTAGTGGGGCGCGCAGGTGGCCTTCAGATGCAAGGGGACCTGGTCCCGCATCCGGTAGAACCAGTGCAGGAGCTCCTCGTACTGGTTGGCCTCGATCTCCTGGTTGACCATCTCCCGCGCGCGACCGGTCGGCACCAGCAGGAAGATGTGGTGTGCAGCCGCGCCCAGTTCGACCGCTAGATCCAGGATGCGGTCGATCACGTGGACATTGTGGCGGGTGACCGTCGTGTTGACCTGGAACTCGATCCCGCCCTCCCGCAGGAATCGGATCCCGCGCAGGGCCTGATCGAAGGCGCCCGGCACCTGGCGGAAGGCGTCGTGTTCGGCGGCGGTGGCCCCGTCCAGGGAGATGCTCACCCGCTGGATGCCGGAGCTGCGCATCCGTCCGACCATGGACGGGTCGAGCAGGGTCCCATTGGTCGCCATGACCATCCTGAGCCCCAAATCGGTGCCTTCGCGCGCGAGGTCGAAGACATCCTCCCGCATGAGCGGCTCCCCGCCGGTCAGGATGATGATGGGGCTGCCCATCCGGCTGATCTGGCGCAGGAGGTCGCTGCAGGCCGCATGGTCGAGTTCCCCCTCGTAGGGGCCGCGCTCGGCCGAGGCCCGGCAGTGGACGCAGTTCAGGTTGCAGCGCCGTGTGATCTCCCAGGCGACCAGGCGCAGCTGGGACCCGGGTCCGGCCGGCCTTTGCCCGGCCGGCATATTCTTTCCTTGGGATGGCTTATCCGGATGCATCGCGGCCGCCTCAGCGCATCAGCACGGCGGCATCGCGCGCAAAATAGGTCAGGATGATGTCGGCCCCCGCCCGCTTGATCGCGGTCAGGCTCTCGGTCATGACGCGCCGCTCATCGAGCCAGCCGTTGGCGGCCGCCGCCTTGATCATCGCGTATTCTCCGCTCACCTGATAGGCGGCGAGCGGAAGGCTGGAGATTTCGCGCACGCGCCGGATGATGTCGAGGTAGGCCAGAGCGGGCTTGACCATGATCATGTCCGCCCCCTCCTCGATATCGAGCCGGGCCTCTTTGAGGGCCTCCCGCGCGTTGGCCGGATCCATCTGGTAGGTCGTCCGGTCGCCGAACTGCGGCGCCGAATCGGCCGCCTCGCGGAACGGACCGTAGAAGGCGGAGGCGTATTTCACCGCGTAGGAAAGGATCCCGGTGGACTGGAGACCGCTTGCGTCCAGGGCGCGGCGGATAGCCGCCACGCGGCCGTCCATCATGTCGGAGGGGGCGACGATGTCCGCGCCCGCCCGCGCGTGCGACACCGCCTGCCGGGCGAGCAGATCCAGGGTCGCGTCGTTGTCGACCTCGCCCCCGCGGATCAGGCCGCAATGCCCGTGGTCGGTATATTCGCAGAGGCACACGTCCGTGATGACGACCAGGTCGGGCAGGCGCTCCTTCAAGGCCCGCACGGCGACCTGAACGATCCCGTCATCGGCCCACGAGCGGCTTCCCGTCGCATCCTTGCTGTCCGGCAGTCCGAAGAGGATCACCGCCGGGATGCCGATCTCCCAGAGGGCCTCCGCCTCGTCGACCAGGGTGTCCACGCTGAATTGGTACTGGCCCGGCATCGATCCGATCGGGTCGCGCACCCCTTCCCCCGGTTTGACGAAAAGCGGGGCGACGAAGTCTTTCACCGAAAGGGTCGTCTCCCG harbors:
- the cusR gene encoding DNA-binding response regulator in two-component regulatory system with CusS (Evidence 2a : Function from experimental evidences in other organisms; PubMedId : 11283292, 11399769, 20461235; Product type r : regulator); this encodes MRILVVEDDEKIAGFIAKGFKEAGFAVDTAPDGLAGLDLALTEDYDAAVIDIMLPHLDGLSLIEKIRAEGLNTPVIILSAKRSVDDRVRGLQTGGDDYLTKPFAFTELLARVQALLRRAGGHSEASSLSMGGISVDLLKREVYRDNQKVDLQPREFSLLEYLMRNADKVVSKTMILQHVWDYSFDPQTNVVDVLVCRLRNKIDKDFQKKSIQTIRGVGYVFRPDA
- a CDS encoding Signal transduction histidine kinase, whose protein sequence is MFLDRMRRITRTIGFRLTAWYSTVFILSSFCLFVLTYFFLNASYRAQNQASINSQMLKLISLYQAGGAALIEQENRVEKKFAQEDRFFIRIADPRNTTLFLNIPYQWADFDIKRLESTDPSSIEEWFRLPPSSGGPNYLELARVRLPDGNWLQVGKTAEEQVKLLQRFRKTFMLVVVPFVLFGLIGGAAFSFRALRPIRHLIQTVRSIDLDTMTARVPSPHSNDELDELVRLFNEMLSRIEALILAMRGSLDHVAHDLRTPMTRLRGIAEMALRSEMCDPDILREALSDCVEESEKVLTLLNTLMDISEAETGAMALRKRTFSVNELIERVVELYEVVAEEKGIEVSVSAPADLVLTADQTRVGQALANLLDNALKYTTDGGKIHLEARVENDEMVIGITDTGVGIPEENLSKIWDRLYRGDKSRSQKGLGLGLSLVKAIVEAHKGRIQVDSRTDRGSSFTIFLPIRA
- a CDS encoding hypothetical protein (Evidence 5 : Unknown function); translation: MSAVRKSVLEQGPYQLEVIQCPRQPGSLRITKRACALRYRMAQKDDLKIPNDEYGMARRSGLDICRKCPLGRRFSKALASQLDMEESKRRVAIPFQKESFDVPLEELS
- the htrA gene encoding putative periplasmic serine endoprotease DegP-like (Evidence 3 : Putative function from multiple computational evidences); translated protein: MVNARSVCFGTVCLLLACLSTAAFMAAPGGVSAETTIISSPIDFCKAISAVAKRNIPAVVHIEVVQRQSIPNPFFPFEEEPFFRFFFDLPRMPREFNREYKGIGSGILMDADGHVLTNNHVVSGATEIKVLIASGESYPAKLIGTEPQTDLAVLKVEAGKPFTYVTFGDSDKMEVGDWVVAIGHPRGLDHTVTQGIISAKHRRGILSPSSYQDFLQTDAAINPGNSGGPLLNLQGEVIGVNAAIVSQSGGFEGIGFAIPSNMALHVARQLISHGKVSRGWIGLSLQDITPLLARSFELPQSRGALVADVTEKSPAGEAGLKRGDVVLSYSGKAVADSADLRNLIAGSTIGSTVQLKIWRNGEEIPISVPVGNLQEAHDMKSVSLRAKLGVDLRPLRPEESRKYGRKIRQGLVIEWIDPAGPMGQAGFEMHDVILEVNGKSVSSLEALWEELNATHPRHRRITFLAMDHRSGRTGYVQLPLN
- a CDS encoding putative periplasmic serine endoprotease DegP-like (Evidence 3 : Putative function from multiple computational evidences), which gives rise to MIHPVKKRIRAVLQLSLALLATLFLASPSSAAFPGFGSKMPTSFADLANEVKSAVVNLSTTQVIKESPLHPFMGPDSPFREFFGDEFFKRFFGNQGDTELKTHALGSGLVISEEGYILTNNHVVEKASEIKVKLEDGKEYDAKVIGRDPKTDLALIQVTPDSDFPKPARLGDSDKIRVGDWVMAVGNPFGLGHTVTTGIISAKGRVIGAGPYDDFLQTDAAINPGNSGGPLFNMDGEVVGINTAIVAQGQGIGFAIPVNVATALLPQLKTGKIVRGWLGVMIQDITPELAQSFGLQNTTGVLVSDVLADSPAEKAGLKRGDVVLQFNGNNVLDANALSRAVAATAPESKIPMQIVRNGQQKNIDVEIGTMPDGEQGEPAKEGQTEETRWGITVQEVTPEIARHLGLEPQEKGVVISNVKGGSPAQEAGLQPGDLIKEINRKPVKNLKDYQEALETATRETGLLLLVKRSKGTFYAVLKPAND
- a CDS encoding conserved hypothetical protein (Evidence 4 : Unknown function but conserved in other organisms), coding for MTKQISFTKYENLVLPHFRDKLNKAESTEDVKKFFVQSAADLMDKILEGAVELENEDIALLPDQPPHYKISKRLLSLAPFKDIWGESDLARVFERLSESAMNRYRHLQKHPEKTDSKIRM
- a CDS encoding DsrE family protein, whose amino-acid sequence is MTEKKERLLFITTCAEENPDKATLPFVLGNAALAMDVEVIVVLQSMGVYLAMKQYARHVKASGLPALEDLRDLFLEHGGKLWVCDPCIQARQISPEELIDGAEVVAGATLVDGMLDAKNVVVY
- a CDS encoding Nitrite reductase heme biosynthesis G family protein, which translates into the protein MDDTDKAILNEIQSDFPITSRPYRDLGERLNLGEEEIISRVRRLKEAGIIRRIGGNFHSNRLHFTSTLCAARVPAEQVERFVDVVNRYPGVTHNYLRNHPYNVWFTFIAEDMDRIEQALAEISAETGGVEILNLPAKKMFKIKVDFEIG
- a CDS encoding Radical SAM domain protein, which codes for MPAGQRPAGPGSQLRLVAWEITRRCNLNCVHCRASAERGPYEGELDHAACSDLLRQISRMGSPIIILTGGEPLMREDVFDLAREGTDLGLRMVMATNGTLLDPSMVGRMRSSGIQRVSISLDGATAAEHDAFRQVPGAFDQALRGIRFLREGGIEFQVNTTVTRHNVHVIDRILDLAVELGAAAHHIFLLVPTGRAREMVNQEIEANQYEELLHWFYRMRDQVPLHLKATCAPHYYRILRQEAHARGETVNFETYGLDAVTRGCLGGTAFCFISHDGIVQPCGYLELNCGDLKQSSFEQVWQHSPVFLKLRDFSAYEGKCGRCEYLRVCGGCRARAYEATGNFLAEEPLCAYQPHARTGSAGAAPHD
- the hemB gene encoding porphobilinogen synthase (Evidence 2a : Function from experimental evidences in other organisms; PubMedId : 10194344, 11444968, 11909869, 2464127, 2656410; Product type e : enzyme) translates to MIVRPRRLRKSAALRDMVRETTLSVKDFVAPLFVKPGEGVRDPIGSMPGQYQFSVDTLVDEAEALWEIGIPAVILFGLPDSKDATGSRSWADDGIVQVAVRALKERLPDLVVITDVCLCEYTDHGHCGLIRGGEVDNDATLDLLARQAVSHARAGADIVAPSDMMDGRVAAIRRALDASGLQSTGILSYAVKYASAFYGPFREAADSAPQFGDRTTYQMDPANAREALKEARLDIEEGADMIMVKPALAYLDIIRRVREISSLPLAAYQVSGEYAMIKAAAANGWLDERRVMTESLTAIKRAGADIILTYFARDAAVLMR